Part of the Hirundo rustica isolate bHirRus1 chromosome 3, bHirRus1.pri.v3, whole genome shotgun sequence genome, TCAGGTGTTCTTTTGCATGTTATGGGAGATGCGCTTGGATCTGTGGTTGTGGTAATTACTGCTGCTATCTTCTATGTACGTCCCCTGGGGAATGCTGAGTGTAATTGGCAGTGCTACATCGATCCGAGCCTGACAATAGTTATGGTGCTCATCATCTTGTCTTCTGCATTCCCACTCATAAAGGAGACCTCAACAATTTTGTTGCAGATGGTCCCCAAAGGTGTTGATATGCAACTACTGAGTAAGTCAGTTTTGTTGTTGCAATTCTGTTAATTTCAATGGTGCATTGCAATGCATATGTTATTTGTGGAATTACATGTTTGGATTATTTACTCATAACAGCTCTAAATTCTCAAGAACTCTGAGAAATAGTCACATGCCTGTGTCCTAGCAACATGACTCAAATCTCTCTGGATTAGTTAAAGCATGCATTTTGGGAATGTGGTACTCCAACAATACATCAAACATACCAGGTCTTGAGCTGTTAATGCTTCGTGTGGGTTATTTGTGAAAGAAGCAACTTTGAGTTACAATCTTTTCCAACCCTTCTGAAAGAGCTGCTTCTGAAAAGCTTCCAAAACACCTTAGAAATTTCCATTAAGGTTGGTTAACTCTGTGGCTCTTAGGTGCTGTTCACACTGGTTAATTGTGGGGTAACACCGGGTATTTCTGGAATTCCCTCATGCTCGGGGGTTAAAGAAACCAAAAGATGTGGGATCTTGATGGAGGAAGTGATGTTGTAATAGTTCCTCTGTGAACAGCCATTAGGGAGCCTGAGGGACTGGTGAATCCAAAGGGAAGGGTGCTGTGTTCATCACCTGGAGGCTGAACTGaaggcagctgggagcagacGCATTGTATCAAGTACATCTCTTCTAAGATGATAGTTTTGACACTTGTTTTTGGATGGGGTGCCTCTTGGGACATTTGATAATTAGCCAGTGCACCAAAGCCCCTAATACCTCTCCCTTATGTCTTCCAGCTAACAGACTTGCTCGTGTACCCGGGGTTAGCAGCCTCCACGAGGTGCACATCTGGGAGCTTGCAAGCGGGAAGAACATTGCCACTCTTCATGTCAAGTGCCAAGCCCCTTCTGATTACCAAGATGCTGCTCACAAAATACGGAAGGTTTTCCACGAGGCAGGAGTCCATTCCGTGACCATCCAGCCCGAGTATGCTGACCACAAGACCTCACATCTCCTGTGCAGCTCACCCTGCATCTCAAAGGCCTGTGAGTCTCAtctgtgctgcagccagagggagCCCCCCCGGGCTGACACGAACGGCTACGTGGAGAAAAGCGAAAGCTCCCTCACTGCACAGCACAAAGACAATGGGTCAAGGCAAAGTGACATTGAAATCCCTATGGAGGACTCAGTGGCAGAGGAGAGCTTGAAAAACGTGAAAAATTGCGGCGTGTCTGATGACAAATCACAGTCGGGCGGTACACGACTTTAGGCAACTCGCTCTGCTCTGTGTCATGTGCTCATGGAGCAAACATCCTGGCTGGGAAGGGGGGCATCGGTGGTTGTAGCTGAAGTTCATGTGGCAAAAAGATTTCTGTGCTTTAGCTGTAAACCAAAATACACCTAAAACCCCCTTGTACCTGAAATAAGGATTTCCACCAAGGTTGTTGCATTCATATGATTTTTGTGATGCAGCCTTACTGAATTCCTTACCAAACTAAGGCTGAATTCCTGCTGTTAGAGTGCATGGGGTGTATTGCTCTCTGTCTGCACTGCAGATGATATTTGCAGTTCACGGCCAGTAACACCGGGAAAGAGCCTCTGGCCTTTCCTGCTGGAGTGAGCTGTTTCTTGAAAGCCCTGTGGCCAGTTAAAGATTGTACTGAGCTGAAGTACTGTATATTTAAAAAGGACTTCAGTAGAGATTCTTTACTGATCCTTAAACGCCAATTTTGCATGGACAGTTAGTTTTTAAAAGTAACAATTCTGGCCAGTGGAGTTTGTGAATGAAATTAAGAGTGTCTAAGGGGAAGCACTCAGGAATTTTGACTTGTGTTATTTTCTTGATTGACTCCTGTCAGAGCAGAAGTTGGTCTTGCTTCTCTACAAGTAATACTGGAGTCCCAGCGTAATCACAGATGAGCGTGCTAAGGAATGGACTGCTTGTTGTGAAAACAAATAAGTACCTACTAATGTTGTCCATACTGATTCTAGCAAATGGAAATGCAGGCAGTCATCCAATtaacttttatcttttttttactgttatgATTGTACAACTCAGTCttctaaaatttttattatccttttcctGACAACACAAGTTCCAGGAGCCATGATCTTACTCCATCATTGAGCAGGATGATTGCATTATGTTTAACACTGAGTCTG contains:
- the SLC30A10 gene encoding calcium/manganese antiporter SLC30A10, coding for MGRYSGQTCRLIFMLVLTVGFFVAELVSGYLGNSIALVSDSFNMLSDLISLCVGLSTGRIARRSRRGPRATYGYSRAEAVGALSNAVFLTALCFTILVDSVLRLARPEPIDDAQLVLIVGTLGLAVNVVGLLVFQDWGACCSGRCPSQPPAAAAAPRDVPGGTPNGEEDEAGGSPNDQKSPEEGSEKKKEKKSEALNIRGVLLHVMGDALGSVVVVITAAIFYVRPLGNAECNWQCYIDPSLTIVMVLIILSSAFPLIKETSTILLQMVPKGVDMQLLTNRLARVPGVSSLHEVHIWELASGKNIATLHVKCQAPSDYQDAAHKIRKVFHEAGVHSVTIQPEYADHKTSHLLCSSPCISKACESHLCCSQREPPRADTNGYVEKSESSLTAQHKDNGSRQSDIEIPMEDSVAEESLKNVKNCGVSDDKSQSGGTRL